One genomic segment of [Phormidium] sp. ETS-05 includes these proteins:
- a CDS encoding ATP/GTP-binding protein — protein MLKTVKIENFRCFRSLELHNLGRLNLLVGQNNSGKTSLLEAIQLLCSRYNLDPMIEAMTRRGEYHRDEDKAVREFDVRHLFYNHTIQHQSKFSISGVNGNIKDEFVAAITEFYLEQEDAETNFENKEESLGMIETSGTRFVLNVTWKYGDEEEKKWDGYLYGNARSELDDIRLRRLRNLGIAQKGEAKTQFVTSSALTSEKMIELFDRIVLTPEEKLVIEAIQTIEPKIQRIAPISSERYRRSEAREGFMVLLSDTGQRVPIGSMGDGIWRMLGLALATVGAADGFLFVDEIDTGLHFSTMADMWRLIWETAKRLNVQVFATTHSSDCWMSLASIASEEEETEDGITIQRIERDKGAGIGFSGREIVIAANRGIEVR, from the coding sequence ATGCTAAAGACAGTAAAAATCGAAAATTTCCGTTGCTTTCGCTCTTTAGAGCTGCACAATCTTGGCAGATTGAACCTATTAGTAGGCCAGAATAACAGCGGCAAAACATCTCTGTTAGAGGCGATTCAACTTCTGTGTTCCCGCTATAATCTTGACCCAATGATTGAGGCGATGACTCGCCGAGGTGAATACCATCGGGATGAGGACAAAGCAGTCCGAGAGTTTGATGTTCGTCACCTTTTCTACAATCATACAATTCAGCACCAAAGCAAGTTTTCAATATCAGGAGTAAATGGTAATATTAAAGATGAGTTTGTAGCAGCGATTACAGAGTTTTATCTGGAACAGGAAGATGCAGAAACAAATTTTGAGAATAAAGAAGAATCTTTGGGGATGATTGAAACTTCGGGGACGAGGTTTGTTTTGAATGTCACGTGGAAGTATGGAGACGAAGAGGAAAAAAAATGGGACGGTTATTTATATGGTAATGCCCGATCGGAATTGGATGATATTCGTCTTCGTCGATTGAGGAATCTGGGTATCGCTCAAAAAGGTGAGGCAAAAACTCAATTTGTCACGTCATCTGCCTTAACATCGGAAAAAATGATTGAGTTGTTCGATCGGATTGTTTTAACCCCAGAAGAGAAACTGGTAATAGAGGCAATTCAGACGATCGAGCCGAAAATTCAGCGGATTGCGCCAATTAGTTCTGAGAGATATCGGCGATCGGAGGCGCGAGAAGGATTTATGGTCCTGCTCTCGGATACGGGACAACGAGTGCCGATCGGTAGTATGGGCGATGGCATCTGGCGGATGTTGGGACTGGCATTGGCAACTGTAGGTGCAGCAGATGGATTTCTCTTTGTTGACGAAATTGATACTGGCTTACATTTCAGCACTATGGCTGATATGTGGAGGCTAATTTGGGAGACCGCCAAAAGGCTAAACGTCCAGGTATTTGCCACGACACATAGCAGTGATTGTTGGATGAGTTTAGCGAGTATTGCCAGTGAAGAAGAGGAAACGGAAGACGGGATTACCATTCAACGGATAGAGCGAGATAAGGGAGCGGGGATAGGATTTAGTGGGCGAGAAATTGTCATTGCTGCGAACAGAGGGATTGAGGTGCGGTAG
- a CDS encoding B12-binding domain-containing radical SAM protein, with product MRVLLLYPLFPKSFWSFEKVLELVDRQVMLPPLGLVTVAAILPQTWEFKLIDRNAQELTDAHWEWADIVILSAMIVQKPDFLAQIQEAKRRGKLVAVGGPYPTAVPQAAKNAGADFLILDEGEITLPMFVAALERGEWQGTFRATEKPDVTTTPVPRFDLLDFDVYDNMSVQFSRGCPFQCEFCDIIVLYGRKPRTKTPQQILAELERLYELGWRRAIFIVDDNFIGNKRNVKLFLKELKPWMEKHNYPFPFNTEASVDLAKDPELMEMMVECNFNAVFLGIETPDEDSLNMTKKFQNTRDSLADCVEAITRAGLRVMAGFIIGFDGEKSGAGDRVFRFVEQTAIPTALFSMLQALPDTALWHRLEKESRLYTSEANINQTNLMNFIPTRPLEEIAAEYVETFWKLYDPITFLNRTYRHFLMLGVPKHQASFTLPTWVDLRALLIVCWRQGFVRKSRWVFWRNLFGILRHNPQVFSYYIVVCAHNEHFLEYRQIVRDEIQAQLADYLASKTAGVVVEDKEIQSAA from the coding sequence ATGCGCGTTTTACTTCTTTATCCCCTATTTCCCAAAAGTTTCTGGTCCTTTGAAAAAGTGTTAGAACTGGTCGATCGCCAGGTAATGCTGCCCCCATTAGGATTAGTCACCGTTGCCGCAATTTTACCCCAAACATGGGAATTTAAGTTAATCGATCGCAATGCACAAGAATTAACCGATGCCCACTGGGAATGGGCGGATATCGTAATTTTATCCGCTATGATTGTCCAAAAACCCGACTTTCTTGCCCAAATTCAGGAAGCGAAACGACGAGGCAAATTAGTCGCCGTTGGCGGTCCCTATCCCACCGCTGTACCACAAGCCGCCAAAAATGCCGGTGCAGATTTCCTGATTTTAGATGAAGGAGAAATTACCCTGCCCATGTTTGTAGCGGCCCTAGAACGTGGGGAGTGGCAAGGCACTTTTCGCGCCACAGAAAAACCGGATGTGACAACTACCCCAGTACCGCGTTTTGACTTACTGGATTTTGATGTCTATGATAATATGTCAGTCCAGTTTTCTCGCGGTTGTCCTTTTCAGTGCGAGTTTTGTGACATTATTGTTCTCTATGGTCGCAAACCCCGCACGAAAACTCCACAGCAAATTTTAGCCGAATTAGAACGGCTCTATGAATTAGGTTGGCGGCGCGCTATTTTTATTGTCGATGATAATTTTATCGGCAATAAGCGCAATGTTAAGTTATTCCTGAAAGAATTAAAACCGTGGATGGAAAAGCACAACTATCCTTTCCCCTTCAATACTGAAGCATCAGTGGATTTGGCCAAAGACCCCGAATTGATGGAAATGATGGTTGAGTGCAATTTTAATGCGGTGTTTCTGGGAATTGAAACCCCAGATGAGGATAGCTTAAACATGACCAAAAAATTCCAAAACACTCGTGATTCTTTGGCCGATTGTGTGGAGGCAATTACTCGCGCTGGTCTGCGGGTGATGGCTGGTTTTATTATTGGTTTTGATGGCGAAAAATCCGGGGCGGGCGATCGAGTTTTCCGCTTCGTCGAGCAAACTGCCATCCCCACGGCTTTGTTTAGTATGTTACAGGCTTTGCCTGATACAGCTCTTTGGCACCGGCTAGAAAAAGAAAGCCGACTTTACACAAGTGAAGCCAATATTAACCAGACCAATTTAATGAATTTTATCCCGACTCGGCCTTTAGAAGAAATTGCCGCCGAATATGTGGAGACGTTTTGGAAACTCTACGATCCGATTACTTTTCTCAATCGCACCTACCGCCATTTTTTGATGTTGGGTGTCCCCAAGCATCAAGCATCTTTCACATTACCGACTTGGGTGGACCTGCGCGCTTTGCTGATTGTCTGCTGGCGTCAGGGTTTTGTGAGAAAAAGTCGCTGGGTGTTTTGGCGGAATTTGTTTGGGATTTTGCGCCATAATCCCCAGGTGTTTTCCTATTATATTGTTGTTTGCGCTCACAATGAACACTTTTTAGAATATCGGCAAATTGTGCGGGATGAAATTCAAGCTCAGTTAGCGGATTATTTGGCTTCTAAAACTGCGGGTGTGGTTGTAGAAGACAAAGAAATTCAGTCTGCTGCTTAG